Within Nostoc sp. KVJ3, the genomic segment ATCAACACCTTTAGAAGGCCCTGGCAAGCTGACAACTTTTACTCTTGCTCCAGCTTCTTGTAACAATCTTCCAGTCACGGAAATATCTCGCTCGATATGGAGCTTAGTTTCAGGCTTGGTTTCGTAGTCAAAGCAGAACTTGAAAACTCTCCCTGGTGTGGCGAAAACCGCTAATTCCTCATGTAGGTAAGACTTACCGATTTTTTTACCAAACTCATCTTTGGGAGTTCGGTATCCCGATGAAATCCCAGGTAGCCCAATGGCAGCATGACCCTGACTCAACAGACTGGCTGCTTTTTTCGCGCCTTCTGCTAGAGCACAGGGGATATTATGTTTCCAGACACAGTACCAAAATCCTGACTGGCGATCGCGATCACTGGGTTCACCTTGTGTTTGGAGTAAATGCGTTCGGCAATATCGTCAGGGACATCTAGCAAGAAGATACTTAATTCAACTTTTGGGGATGCTCATATTTAATGAATTTCCCTTCAATTATTTGCCCAGACTCATCTTTTTTGGGTCTTGGTTGATTTGGCTTGTAGCATCCCCATCGTTTAATCGGCGGTTTCTCACCTGGCTTTAAGTTAGCAAATGTTCGCGCATCAACTCCAGCATCACACCACCATCCACCAGCATCAAGATGCGAATATGCCCTTATAAAACCATCTGTTAGCCGTCCTGTATTTGTTCGATTCAGTTTTTCGCTGACCATGAGCCGTTCCCAGGCTTCATGCTCACCACCTGCATAGTTAAACTGAAGACTCTCAAAGTTCAACGCTGTAATATCGGGATGAATAGCACTATTTTCAAACTCCTGCCAATCCTTTGGTTCAATAAAATTGGGAATGTCTTCAGTATGATATGGTGTCCAAAACGCTTCTGTGGGGACAGGAGATTTCAGTACTGGCTTAGAGAAAACCGATTCAACAGTATTATAATTTGGTGTCTCTTTCAAGACGGGCAAGACTTTCGGTACTTTTATTGATGAATCATGGCTTGTTGTTCGGCTAGATGCAACTGATTTCACAATTGGCCCGACATTTGGAGTAGATACTGTCGTCTCTTGTTTTAGTACTGGCTTCTCAAAAGGGGCACTTATATTTATAGTTATTGCTTGGTGCTGCTTGAAAGTCGATTTCTGAATTTGTTTTCGTAGCAATTCCAAAGCATTCTCTTTGGCTTTCGACTGTTGCGCCAACTCTACCAATCGCGTTGGATCTTCGGTGTAAATTTTAATTCATGCCTTGCACGGCTGGCAGCAACATAAAAACTTTCCTGTCCAATAGTGAAATCTGCCGAAATTAACACCCGATCCGCAGTTTTCCCCTGACTACTATATGTTGTACTCACAAGGGCATAGTCTAAGTTTTGCGCCTGTGCCAAACTAATGGATTCAGTACGCTCATCAGCATATTTAATCTGGACGATATTCAGGTCGATCGCTGTTACAGTAAATTCCTGCCCGTTGCGTCGTCCCAATTGCCGATCGTTTTTCTTCCATTGCAAGCGATCGCCCACAGCAATTTCAATCTGGTGACTCTGATAAACTGTTTTCTCAAAAGCCGTGTCTACCTGCAAAATCTGACGTTCATCACTTATAAGGGTCAACTTATCAGTAGTTCGACCTACCACTTCATATAATTTGCCTTTAGAAAGCCCCCGGCGTTTGTAATCCCGTGTGGGCATGATCACATCACCAATTTCAAAGTTATGGGCAAACCGCATCTGTACTTTTGTCAGATTTTTGGTTTGCAATTGGGTGATGGTTGCAGTTTCTCCCAAAGTTCCTTCACCCTTGAGCTTCGAGCGAATCGCTTGGGTAAGGGCAAGTCTTTCTGTATTTGTTCCAGCTAACACAAGAGTTTTGAGTCGCTGCTCTGGTGTCCCTACTATATAATCATTGGCGATCTGCTCTATTTTGGAAAAACTATCTATAGAAAGTATGGAACCGTTGGCTTCTAGTCGTTCAAAACCAGCTTCAATCCTGCCATCAGCAATTAAATCTACTGCTAATTTAGTTGAGGGTCTTTTTGGCGCAACGATTCATTGAGGTGTGCGGTTTTAATTCCTGCTTGCTGCAAGGATTTGAAGGGATTACCTGCTGATACTGCTGACAACTGCCGAGTGTCACCGACTAAAATCACCCTAGCTTTAAGTAAGGTTGCTCTTTGTAGGAGTGCATGGGCATCCTTAGCACTGAGTAAACCCGCTTCGTCCACAATCCAGATTTGATTTGGTTCAATCTGTGGTGGTGGTTCCGAAACCAGTAATCGAGCAACAGTCTCAGACTGAATTTTTAACTCTTCGCTCAAAACCTTAGCAGCAGAGGAACTAGGGGCGAAGCCAATAATAGTGTAGCCGGCATCCCTTGCGATCGCTTTGAGTTCTTTAAGAGCAAAAGTTTTCCCAGCACCAGCTACTCCCTGCCATGCAATGAATTGGTCAGATGTAGTTGCAGCTAATTCTACCGCTTCCCGTTGCCCTTTGTTCAGTAAAGTATTCTCCAAAAGGCTTTCAACTACTTCCGGGTGCGAAATTGGGTTAACGTTGCCTTGTGTCTGCTGCATTAACTCTATTGTCGCCAACTCCCGCCGGACTGCTGTCATCGTTGTAAATTGATGAGTTAAACCTGGCAAGCCGATTAACTCCTGGTGGGATTTTATCAATGGCTCAATGGCTGTTACATCAGTGGCTAAACGTTCTTCTAGGACGAATTTTTCTAAGTCTTCCTGGGTAAATGCTACATTCCTTTCTGAGCAGTGAGCGATCGCTAAATTCAAAACGTGACTCAAATTCAAATCATTGGCTGGTACATTCTCCCAAGCTTCCCCAGGTTTGACAAAGGTAATTCCTAGCGCCGCTGCTTCTTCAACCCAGTAAGCTTTTAACTCTGACTCTGGTAACTTTTCCTTACGCTGGCGGGTATCATCCCAAATTTTTTCACGTTCGGCCCAAGTCGAATTAGCACCAGATGAGGCGATGATTTGCTGTCGCCGCTTAGAAAATGCCTCTAAATCCTCGAATTTAAACCCTTTTATATCAAACTGCCCATGTAAACGAAGCTCTGTCTCGTAGCCAAGCTTCTGCACCTCACGCGCCAGAGAGCTTTGGTATGCCATCCCCAAGAATTTCTTATTGGCGAATATTTCATTATTGCCCAAACTCAACCACCTACCATCTGGAGTTTGGGTCATGTTCATCAGCAAACAATGGGTGTGCAGATGTGGGTCTAAATCCCGACTTTCGATGTGATCGAACTGCGCGACGACCAAGTTACCAGTCTTAACCCTATGTCTCTTGTTATCGTCTGTCACTCTGGTATAGGCGTAACGCTGCTCTATTAGCTCCAGGGTTTCTTTTAGCGCCTGATGATGGGCATCGATTAACCGTGTATCCCCACCCACCAATGCCATCAAGCTTACACTTTTGGGCGCAGAAAATGTACAGTCTAATGCGGCTCTGCGTTCTCCTTTCCCCTTTTCTTTGACTACTCTGGCATTCAATACCTCACGACCATCAGGCGTAAGCCCCTCAATGATATTTTTAAAAGCGTCTTCGTCATCGACTGCCCCTGACAACCCCAACTTTTTAGCACCTTGACCATTCCAAAGCGACTTTCCTTGGTGATAGTAATTCTTGATGAAGTAGTTCACCGCCATCTCTGAGGACACGTTAGCCGCTGTTAGCATGGCTCACCTCTGTTATGGGGTTTACAAAAGTTAATCCTTGTTCTATTCCATCTGTTAGTGCGGCCTACTCTCGTCAAGAAATTCTGATTATTTTCTCTTATTGCAAGATAATCACCCTTGCAATAAGTATTGAAGTCAAAATCAATCCCCGTCATCAAACTTCGTAGTGCTTGATGACGAATGAAAATTTTTTCGTGAGACTTTGACCAAAACAAAATTTTATTTCCCCAACTCTCCTGTCATTTAATATAGCAAAAAATCGAGCATTCTTTCCGCCAAATATGGCGTACTGTGCGTCAGAAAAAGATGGATTGTATGGTTTGTGGTTGTTTCAGCTAATTACTAGATAATTGGGATAATCCTTGAAAAAATTGGGAATTATTAGGAAGTACTAGGAAGTCTTGGGAAGTCTTAGGAATTGTTGGAAAATATTAAGCTAATGAGAATTTGGTGACTAGATGATGTTGAATAGTTGAAAAGGTAAGAAATGAATTGGAGATTTGGGAGATATTGTTTAGATATTGGGAGATGTTGAATGTAATTGGTGAAAATTGGGAATTGAGAGATTTTGTGGAGATTTTCTATCAGATGCACGAATTTATGAAAAGTCAAAGAGTATTGCTAAAACTGTAATCTTTCTTTGTAAATGTGGAAAAAATCACGGTTTGGGCGGTTGATTTTGAGAGTAATTATCAATTAAATAGACAAAAAAAGGGTCAAAAACAGGGAGAATTTTTCTTGTGGATTTAATGTTGAGTCTTGATCCGGGAACTTCAATGACGAAGATGGTTTATCGTGTTCTCTCGGAGATTTCGTACAAGTCAGAATTGCTGTGTATGGAACCAGAGTTAATTAAGATTTCCAAAGACTCGCTGGATTTATATGAGTCTGGGCAAATGAATCGGCCCAATCCAGAGAATGAAGCGTGGATAGAGTACA encodes:
- the mobF gene encoding MobF family relaxase, which codes for MLTAANVSSEMAVNYFIKNYYHQGKSLWNGQGAKKLGLSGAVDDEDAFKNIIEGLTPDGREVLNARVVKEKGKGERRAALDCTFSAPKSVSLMALVGGDTRLIDAHHQALKETLELIEQRYAYTRVTDDNKRHRVKTGNLVVAQFDHIESRDLDPHLHTHCLLMNMTQTPDGRWLSLGNNEIFANKKFLGMAYQSSLAREVQKLGYETELRLHGQFDIKGFKFEDLEAFSKRRQQIIASSGANSTWAEREKIWDDTRQRKEKLPESELKAYWVEEAAALGITFVKPGEAWENVPANDLNLSHVLNLAIAHCSERNVAFTQEDLEKFVLEERLATDVTAIEPLIKSHQELIGLPGLTHQFTTMTAVRRELATIELMQQTQGNVNPISHPEVVESLLENTLLNKGQREAVELAATTSDQFIAWQGVAGAGKTFALKELKAIARDAGYTIIGFAPSSSAAKVLSEELKIQSETVARLLVSEPPPQIEPNQIWIVDEAGLLSAKDAHALLQRATLLKARVILVGDTRQLSAVSAGNPFKSLQQAGIKTAHLNESLRQKDPQLN